Part of the Etheostoma cragini isolate CJK2018 chromosome 8, CSU_Ecrag_1.0, whole genome shotgun sequence genome, GTTAGATGAAAAGACTGCTACTctcatttttgtatgtttaataTGAATTGTGAGCCAGCAGATGGTAAGCTCATCTTAGCATATAGACTGGAAGCAAAGTGAACAGCTGGCCTGACTTtgtataaagataacaatatCACACAAACTTCCAcgtaaaacaacacatttttcattttgacactTCATATTTCATAAGaatcaaacaaacaatacataatTAGTGTTTATTATTGAGTTTTAGGTGCTCTTAGCATTTGCTACTGTTGGACAGAGCCAcactagctgtttccagtctttgtgctaagctaagctaaccagctgcatgaggtagcttcatattttctgtgcagatatgagagtggtattccCCTTCTCATCTTTCATCACTTTTAGAAGACTATGTGTAGTCCTGATTTATCTCTTCACCTCTTCCTCTCTAACTATTCCTCTGTTGTGCTTctgcaggaggagctggagaacTTCCCTCTTCCCACGATCCACATGAGTCAGTCGGTCCTGAATCAGACACGCTATCCCTCCGTGCTGCTGTTGGTGTGTCAGGACAAGGAGCAACACAAACCTGACATACATTTCTTCCACTGTGACGAGGTGGATGTAAGTCtcagtttaaatgtttcagGCTTGCCttagtttgtgtcttttattgtctgtggcTGGTTGGCTCgctttgtgttttatgtcatttgtaAATCCAAGCTGCTTTTGTTGGAGCAACAGATCAGATTTCAGTGCTGTTGGCGGTAGTGTGCTTGCGTGtatccttttacattttttgcagcCTTGTTCAGAGATATTTGCTCAAGGAAGGATCTATCTCTGaaattatgttatattataacTCATTGCAAAGACAATACCTCTTTATGGTTCAGAATCCTTTCTagtaagttaaaataaatatttggttGAATAAAGGGAAGCTGATGATCATCATATTGGGCTCATAAACACTAACTTGggtaaatatacattttttatcactAGTATGCTTTAGTCTACTTTGAAagaatataaaagaaagtgaGGTTTCTTATCCATCAAAACACTGATGCTTCTGTAATGTGACGTGAAGAAAGAATAAGAAAGCATCTTCAAAATTCTAAATATGTGATTTTTGGAGAAAATCTCAAATGTTATGCAATAAACGGATGTATTTAATGTCATTACCTTTATGCTGtttgtaaataaacacatatagTAAGTCAgttaagtttatttatttcacacttttgtaGAAGGTGCATCCCAGTTTGCATCACGAGTcattataaacaaacaaatggacaaACTACTTactaaacaacataaaacatgtcAATGCAAGTTTGTAGGTTCACACTGCTGACCTCTCTAATGTTTGTAGGAACGGCGTCACAACCCCAAAGCTACAGTTTGCAGCAGCCACGGCTTTTAGGCATAGATTATCTCAGATAAAAAGATTGTAAAATATGAATGCATTATATGTAACTCCATTGCCTTTGGTCATAGACTTGAATTCCAGACAACAGCATATcagaaacaggaaataaaattCTCCTCAGCATACCAATAGCATTCCAATGCATAGTATTTAATTTTTCACTTTGGCCTGTTTAGAATATGTTCAATTCCTCATGAATTAGATATTATTGTCAGTTTGCAATGAGAAATAAGCTTTAAACATTCAATTTGACATTGACATGGCGATATTGTAATTTGATCTAGGCCCTGGATCAGTTACTAATTCTGCCCGTGAAACTGCTGTTAGACTTAAAAAggcacatatacatataaatatttagtttgattCTGTGTGTTTCTCCGTACTTTCTTTAGGCTGAGATGGTTCATGCAGATATAGACAGTGCCATTGGAGACAACAAGCATGGAAAGAAAATGAGGCTTCAGACTCTTAAGTGAGAACAATTCtgacatccacacacacaaacacacacacacacacacacacacacagacacaataacacaacatgGTCTTGCAGTCAAATACATATTAAAGAAGGCAACGCTGACCTTTGATTAGAGGTTAGATAACTTGATGTTAGGGTGCTGAAGGTCTCAATGCCTCTTCCGCCTCCTTCAGGGTGAATCAGGAGAAAATGAAGCGTCACAGAGAAACTATTCTCCCTCCCTCGGCCTCTAAGGGTCCCTCACCTGCTGCGAAGGGACGTGTAGCAGCCAccaacacacagggtgagaaTAGACACACTGCTCGTGCACTCAAAAGAAAGTCCTTGTCACATGCAAAGCTCACATTTGATTCAATAGTTGCAAAttacatgagttttttttttgtgttagatCGACGAGCCTCTGGACAAAATGACGCTGAGTCACATGAAAAGTTGGCCCAGCGAATTGAGAAGGATGTAGTGAGTGATTTTATCTACACTGTGACACCTGTCATCACACTACACAGCCTCCTAATGTTATATTCTTCATGCTAAACCCCAGGATTTGTCTCCCTCAGCAAATCCTCAATTGTACCTTGGATGACATAGAGATCTTTGTGTCGCGGCTGCAAAAGGCATCAGAGGCCTTTTCTCAGCTCAACCAGCGCAACAAGAGtaagaagaataagaagaaagGACCAGCAGGTCTGTCTCCCTTTCTTCTGATGTGGTGGGACGAATGCAGTGACAATATGTTCATATTGCTCACGTTGCCATGCTTATGTCTTTTTGTGTCCTCTGGCCTGGGAATGTCATCCAGTGATGCATGTGTGGTAGCAGTTCCCAGTTCAGGGTTCTGTTAAATATGTGATACATTACTCAATTATCATAACTGAGGTAATATTATCACTTCTTAATCACTCCCTGTGAATGCTGATCTGGTGCATGTTGGTTATTTTAATGCATTAtcataagtgtttttttgtttgaattagaaTGTTATTGTTATGCTATTGCCTGATAAAGTCAAAATATTGGCAATACCATAAGGAagtaaaattcaattaaatgttgAGTGAAGACTGACATGAGATGCTGATTAGATGAATCAAAACTATTTGAATCTTTGctggatttaaaagcaaaagTGTCATCTTATTTATGGACTGAAAGTGTAATAACAGCTAGTTCTCCTAGTGCAAAGTAATAATACTACTGCAACATGTGGCTGAGTAATGTTACCAATCAACACTAGCAGCAGTATGACGCTGTGTTTTTACATCAACACCTCTTTTTCCTTCGGCAGTGGGGTAAGATGcgaacacacacatatagaacTGGGTTAGTCTCCCACACATCATTTGGTAATGTGTAACACAAATGTGGGTTGTCCCTGACTACACAGACAGATATGCTGAAAATGATGTATTCCCTATCTAGAGAATCAGTTTCTCAACTTTTGGGTCAGAATCCTACATGTAGGGTCATGTGCTGATCGAAAGGTTGGCAAGACTCGTGTATGGATtgccatgtttttaaaatataattcgTATTCAGGGTTCATACAAAGTCTTAAAAGTTTGGGAAATGCTTAATTTTTCAAGATTAGGAATATGATGGATTTTCAACATAATCTGATGTTTCATCTACACAATCCCTTATGTGAaccaaaaatcttttaatatttgaaattaaacaatCTCGTCATCATTTCAATTAGGAGATACTTCATTTTATTGTACATATGCATAGTATGAAATGTACAGTCTTTGGAAATCAGACTCCATTGTTATgaagttatattttttaaagtagaaAGCCAAAAGATAATCcccagatggaatctagacactgATGGTGGCTTTAGGAGCCCAGAGACCAAACCGAGGAGCCGACGGTAGCGGCCTGCCAGAGGAGGACCCAGGAGCCGTGCGTTATTAAGACCGGAGGTGcaaaggggaggaggagagttGTGCTCTtagcctgaaatgacaactgagcagcagagagagacaagtTTAAAAcaggatgtcatgctgtgagAGGCTCGTGAAATTAATGGAcgcttctgattggttaaaacaaaagtgaacGCCTTTAACAGCTGTTCAgtttagagagagaaaagtgattacgtttagaagtcttcctgaaggaatttACGCTGGGCTCTATGTTTACTTGTTGTTTTCTGGCATCTCATATCAAACCTAAATATGCAATCAAGGTTAATATGAACAGCTGGTAAAATAACATTGATCGCTGTGGGTAAAGGAGTTCGGTAAACTTTATTTTCCGCAATTGCATTTATAGTAATAATTTAGATGATAAAGGCTTCAAGAGCctggaaatgttttgtttaggtACCTTAAAAATGCTTAAAgaataattgaattttaatcttAAAAAGCTGTATGAACCTTTTGCTGTACGaagtcaaaatttaaattagtAGGTCCGATAATTCATAACCTTTGTAATTTGGAACTTCAGTACCcatgaaaatacaatttaaaaggaCACTACAGTCAAATGTACGTAATATGACTCTACTCTGTGGGGTTGTGGGGATTTTGGGACACAAGTTGAGAAACCCTGATGTAGCACGTTCTTTGTTGGACTTTACTCTCTGGTCAAAGCTGTTTATTTGCTAATCATTATTGTACTCATAACCTTTtttcactggaaaaaaaaaaaatacatttctttgaaCCGTGGCCAGAAAGTGAAACCTGCATCCTATCTGTATGGAGAGCTGGTAACTCTGGAGTCTGTGTGTGGTCATTGTTGCTCTGGTTGTTTACAGAGGGCATGCTGACCCTGCGGGCCAAGCCCCCCTCTGAAGCAGAGTTTATCGATAGCCTGCAGAAACTGAAGCTGGCCCTCAACCTCTTGGTGAGATATCACAGCTCCTAACCTCTCCTCCTTCATCACGTTCATCAATTGTCCTCTCTTCATTACCTTCTCACTGTGTATCTTTCATGGCGCCCCTGCAGGCTAAACTGAAGAAGCACATACAGAATCCAAGTGCGTCTGAACTGGTTCATTTCCTCTTTGGACCGCTGGAGCTGGTAAGAGCTAAATATGTGTTCAGTGTATGTCTGATGTCAAATAGGTTTATATGGGTGATCCTCCTGAACACATGCATCTATTTCTGAATGTCAATTGTATAAATTCATGCTAATAGGTTCTCCATGTCATTGGATACCCTGAAGGGCAACTGGGCCCACAGGCATATGTGACAAAAATGCTCTGAGCTTATAAAAATGCACAGAATCAGAGCAGTTTAGAGTTTGCATTGTCGCTGTCAGACATTGCTCTTATGTGGCACCACACCCACTGCTTCTCTCTAAACTCTCACCTGACTGGAGTGACATGGCTTTCAGCTCTGACTCAGGTGCAGCCACACTTACACAATGTCGGTTTGCCAGGCTGCAGTGTTCAGCCACACCTTCGATACTGCTAGATAGAATCACAAAGCTGTGATTAGTCTCTGACAGTTAATATGGTGCAATTGACACTGGACACGTTGGATTTGCTTGATAAGGTTAAGATAAAGCCGGTGCAGTAATATTCAAAATGTGGCACGTCACCTTAagataaaacagcaaaaaaaacatattgtttacTTAAATGTCTTCAGTAAATCATACGGCTGGATATCAAACCTCAATTTGTTTTGAGGATTGGCCAAAATGTGTCCCAAGCATTGTGTATGGAAAACCTTTAAGTATCGACAATTaaaaaattctttattttgGTTTAGTGATTATCACTTAATTAATCTTTTCCTTATTAAAATTATcagtaagagagaaaaaagggtcTCACACTGTCCTATTTTCTCACAATAAActataataaagaaatatgttttggtCATTAGATCTTCAGTCTGTCTCGTCAGGTAAAACAGAGAATGAAAATGGGAGCATTCCAAACAGATATAGAAAATACCTCCTACCGTGAGGCTGATCAGGGGCCATGAACTGTCCGTATCACAGCCAGTGTGCAGTTAGTCTAATAGCAGGCACTTCACACCATgaacaaatggacatttaacTAAATAGACTGGACAACAACAGGTATTTATACAACATCAAACAATACAGATAAAGTCGAAATAATAtgcaaaatatgaatattatCAGGGTAATGGTAGATCTCAGGCTGGTAACATCAACTGACAAGTTGTATTTCTAAATACAAGTATATGGGATGTAAATAGAACAGTGTGCAGGAATTTTCTTAGTCATTTCCTGCTATGCACCTTTCCAAAAGATATTGAAGGTGTGCATGAGCCTTCACAGTCCTGATTCACCTTGTTTTATAATGTTCAGGCAAAGTTTAGGAGCTGCTGCATTGTGTTTAgacaacattaacacagatgCATTAAGAATTTTGGCATACTTTCATGAATGAAGAAAAGCTTTTgtagaaaataattttttatattttttgaaccaaggtatttaaaaaagaaaagttgtggTAGCagtaatatttacagtatacagaAAAACTGCCTTTCCTTTCTAATACGTGGTTAAAAAGCAGTCGATCAGTAAACTTGTGATTGTCCATAGGTGCTGCAGAGCTGTGGGAGTCCTGAACTGGTGCGTTCAGTAATCTCTCCTCACCTTTCCAAAGACACTGTTGACTTCCTACGAGGACACCTCTCCCCCAAAGAGATGACTATCTTTGAGCTGCTGGGGGATGGATGGACCAAACCTAGGTACATAAATGACTGCATTTATATTACACTTTTATCTGaaacacatttgtaattttCCTCTAATTCACATATGCAGTCTGAGCTGCCATGCAAGGTGCTGTCTTGACCATATGGAGCAATTGTGGGTTCAATAACTTGTCCAAGGACACTTAGAAATGGGTGCATTATTCATACTGGCTATGTCTGTACAGATGTGAAGCTTAAAGGTCAACTTTTGACCatcttctccctcctcttcctcctgcagaGCGGAGTGGCCCAGGGATCAGTGCGCCCCTTTTTATCACCCAAAGTTTCGTAACGGCTGGGAGCCGCCGGCAGAGTTCTTCAGGACGGCCCCATGGGAAACAGAGGGACCCACTGGGCCACCGGGGTCTCCCATCAGCCCCGAATACAGAAAACACTCAACTGAAGACGTAAGGATTTTATTTGTTAGCCTTTAATGTACCAACCATTGCAGGTCCTAATCCTGAAAATGTAACAATCTGTCTGCTTTTGTAGTATTATGGAACTCATTCCTCAAACTCGTCAAATGGGTAAGTAAAAAAGTCCCTCACACACTTTACACTTTGCTGTCTCTTTTactcacaaaaaacatgttggacTGTAATGAGAGGATACCGTGTGTCTTAACAGGTCTTACAATGGGATGCCCCCCACCCGCAAATATGCCAAAATTCGCTACCACTTTGTAGCACGGAATGCCAACGAGCTGTCAGTGCTGCAGGATGAAATCCTCGAGGTAAAAACTAGGTCAAATGATGTTGCCTTTGATGTGAAGATTGGCATGCAATTTTGAATTTAAACCAAATGCGGATGTACATTGCAGCATATGGCAGGGATGATTCAAACCCAAGGCTAGGGAAACGTAAATTGACCTTCTGTAAGACTAACCATCTTTGCTAAATAGGATTGTGTCTGCTGCTTGCAGGTGATAGAGGATGACAAACAGTGGTGGAAACTACGGAATCGCAGCGGTCAGGCAGGCTATGTCCCATTTAACATCCTGGATGTTGTAAAGATCGAGGAGCCAGAAGCCGTCTACAACCAGGTGATCTGCTGTATTATACATGCAGTGCATTAACATCACATTCTTTGATTAACACCCAAAAACGTTGGCAGTGTATGTATAAGctcttaaatgaaaataatctgtTAAACACCTTTTTTCTTATAGCATTGTGAAAAACTCACTCTTGGCATTTCTGAGGCTATtttgtggctgtgtgttttaAGCATTACCACATACAAAGTTTCCAGcagctttacataaaacattaactCTGTTTAGCTGCAGTATTTCTGAGCAAATTCTGCAAGTTTTGAGTTTGTATGCTTTAGTAGACTCAGTATACCAGAATACAATACAcatgaaatgttgtgttttgaatAGACTTTTTCCAGCAGTTTttaccatgtgtttgtgtcactttCACTTACTTTGACAACTGTCATTATCTTTATCTCAGATGCAAAACCTCAGGCGTGTTGTCAAGAGATGTCACAATAATTTCTGGTTAATGTAGGCAATAACTAACTAAAGTATGAGGTAATGAGAGAGGTCAAGGTTTCTTTATCACTGATTTATATTACAGCTAGGATAAAAAGTACAAGAGATGAGTAGGACACCAACCGATAACAGATTTGCTACAAAGTGAATTGGATGAATACAAATCTTAGATACATGACAAACAAtgtgtagtatgtaaaaaatatcgTAATTATTTAAGTTCACAGGATAATTAATTGAACATCACAGATAAAAGTTAAGAATGTTTGCAGTCATATCATCTGAACACTGGTCCTAGATCAGTGCCGCTTTGTTTACACACACCATTCACTTGTTGTGACCCAACACATTGTGCAGCACTGTTTCCACCCTCACCAAAAGCCTACATTCCTATGCTCGTATTCATGCTGCACACAGGTTCACCAACGCCCTGCTGCAGGTGCTGCGTGCAGCTTCTCTTTCTAGTGTAAAATActttcacacacatattttctcttttggctCCTGGTCAAAAATGTACCATCCACCAGTGAGACAAACCAGTTTTTGTAATAATAGCTGTTTTCTCATGAActgtgtttgtgcctgtgtgtgcagcAGGGCTACAGGACTTCCCCTCCTGGTTCTCTGAGACATGGAGAGAGCTTCAACAAGGGTagaccaaaaaaagacaaaagtgagtgaacacaaaaaaaagtcagatctAGGAATTACAGATATCTAATGTGCTcttttctgaaaactgctgctgtccTGTTTCTGTGCTGCAGTGATGGATCAGGTCAACGATGAGCTATTGATGAAGATCACTGCTAACAAAAGTCAGCCACCCAATTGGAAGGTCCGTGTGGAGCGACCATCCGGCAGCCAAGTACCACTCAACTTTGACTCAAACCCAGAGCAGGTGACTGCATGGCTCAGCGCAAAAGGTTTCTCCAAACCGTAAGTCACTCACAATGCTCATCAAtccaaaaattcaaaatacCGTCCATTTTTAgtagagatgttctgatactGATACCGGTAATGGTATCACCTCCGATACCGCCTGAAATGATAGTATCGGAAAGTACTAGAGTTTATACACCGATTCGATAACATGTAATGAAGCcctaaaaaaatctttgttaaaGTAGTTCAAGTATGTTCTTTTTACGTTATaactggctgtcaaactggataaaaaaagaaatttctgTGGCagtcattgtttgtttgttcatgtttcacaaagagtttaaccggAGCCAGAccaagatagaaatcatatcacatccatacagggatagtagtacacagctgttaaaacataaaatgtatgacacactggtattggatctGTACTCTGTATttcttgctcttgggggaattactagaattgttctTGTATTCTTGTAGAATTGGTCGttgtaaattatagactgtggtctagaccaactTTATCTGTACACTGTCTTGAGAAAACTGGGGTTATGAATtgaaagtataaataaaattgaattgaattgtatcGTCCGTTACGCAAGTTTAggtatcggtatcgggaagcaaaaaatggtttTGGACAATCTCTAACTTTTATTAGGATGTAGGCTGAGTCCCGCAGCGGCCcaggttcaaatccaacctgtggccctttgctgcgtgtcatctccccatctctctctttctttcatgtctatccaccaTCACTATAATAAAtggaaaacccccaaaaaaaatctttaaaaaaaaaagggatcataaggttgacatttgtgattttgacaaaaaatgttttaacaaatatATGATAGATTGCCACAAAATTTGACATTGATGCCCCCCTCAGGATGATTTAGGAAGAACAGGTCCAATTAATAACATTACTGATGTCTCAGTTCCATTAAGTGTCCCAGcaagccagcatgcacaataccaggatgCTAGAACAGACACAACCCAGAAGAGTCTAGTTGTTATTAAGGTTATTGATTACATCTGTACTTATCCTGCTTTTGCATGTCAAACTCTCACAAAGGTCTTTTTGGATGGTATACTCTCTACTGGACACTGtgtacaaattaataaatacagtacatttatacTGTATCTAATAATAAGTATATGAATTGTCTGCAGGACTGTTGAATGTTTGGGGATCTTGACTGGAGCCCAACTGTTTTCCCTCAACAAAGAAGAACTGAAGGAGGTGTGCCGAGAAGAAGGCGGTCGTGTCTACAGTCAGATCACCGTGCAGAAAGAACAGCTGGAGGTAAGTCACACACTTGTTTAAATCTGCACGCGATCTGCTCACACACCTGTTGCGACAAACATCAAAAATAGACATAAAAGCACAAAACCCACAACTGAACAATACCCACCTATCTCAGCTTTCAGTCTTTATCTGGGCATGTTAAGACAAGCCAATACACTCATAAAAAAGCTGGTGTCAGCTGCCAGAATATTAGAGTCATCCTCTATTATAATTAATACAGATGTAGtgcaaaaagtgtgtacacgcTGTAATCAGGTCTGAACTAACTAGGTAGGAATATCAGACAAGTTAATAACTCCCCACCAGGATAATAACAGAATAACAAGCAGTTATGGAagataaacaaatacacaaaacacaattacCCCAAAGTGCCACATTACAATATTCAGTAGATGAATCTCCTTACACTACAATGATGTAAATATAAACTTAGtgacacatatatatatatatatgagactCTTGTTTTAAACTCAGAtcttaaactgtaaaataattaattacctctgatatttttttaattaaatgtataattGACTTTGTCTATTAGGCTGTTTTATGTAGAGAGGGTCTGAAGcaaacagaaataaatgcaGAATTCAGCAGAATGGTTTAGAGAAATATCAAGGGGACAAGAAAAGTGCcacaaagagaaacatttttcatcttttagtCAAAGATTATTTCAGCCTGGATAGAGTTCAGTCTGTcccatatatataaaaaatatttagtttggATGATGCTTTTTGTCATCTCTCCCTCTTGGTTTTATCCTCACCACTAAGGTGACAAGTTTCTACCAACTCctccttattattgttttggttgttgttttttattcattaattttatGTCAATCCATTACCCAAGTAGATACTTACTAGCTattaacacaaaacatgcacagcTTTTGGAGTAAATTTGTATTAGTTTAGCTTTTTTCCACGACAATTGACAGTTACTGTGTGtggtccctttttttaacatgcgcTTATAAAGACTAGGATAGGAAAAGTCTGTTGCCATTGCAGTTATTGAAAGCTTTGCGGTGGATTTTTTTCATGGcatttgtctctttgtgttctACGGTAATcctcaaacaaaatgtttgaaaaagcaAAATCTTCTTGTGTTTGCTTTAC contains:
- the eps8l2 gene encoding epidermal growth factor receptor kinase substrate 8-like protein 2 isoform X3, with translation MPHQSHPPWTSDHLAAILSFLLCGMSLSEQRKKYSNSNYIMHETSQYHVEHLSTFIMDTTESITTVDDAIRKLALLDSKDKIWTQEMLLQVTDKAVRLLDCDTQEELENFPLPTIHMSQSVLNQTRYPSVLLLVCQDKEQHKPDIHFFHCDEVDAEMVHADIDSAIGDNKHGKKMRLQTLKVNQEKMKRHRETILPPSASKGPSPAAKGRVAATNTQDRRASGQNDAESHEKLAQRIEKDVQILNCTLDDIEIFVSRLQKASEAFSQLNQRNKSKKNKKKGPAEGMLTLRAKPPSEAEFIDSLQKLKLALNLLAKLKKHIQNPSASELVHFLFGPLELVLQSCGSPELVRSVISPHLSKDTVDFLRGHLSPKEMTIFELLGDGWTKPRAEWPRDQCAPFYHPKFRNGWEPPAEFFRTAPWETEGPTGPPGSPISPEYRKHSTEDYYGTHSSNSSNGSYNGMPPTRKYAKIRYHFVARNANELSVLQDEILEVIEDDKQWWKLRNRSGQAGYVPFNILDVVKIEEPEAVYNQQGYRTSPPGSLRHGESFNKGRPKKDKMMDQVNDELLMKITANKSQPPNWKVRVERPSGSQVPLNFDSNPEQVTAWLSAKGFSKPTVECLGILTGAQLFSLNKEELKEVCREEGGRVYSQITVQKEQLEKTSGDSELQEIMKRRQERIDSGSKD
- the eps8l2 gene encoding epidermal growth factor receptor kinase substrate 8-like protein 2 isoform X4; this encodes MSVLGPPSRQANGVARSDSKISAKALYEQRKKYSNSNYIMHETSQYHVEHLSTFIMDTTESITTVDDAIRKLALLDSKDKIWTQEMLLQVTDKAVRLLDCDTQEELENFPLPTIHMSQSVLNQTRYPSVLLLVCQDKEQHKPDIHFFHCDEVDAEMVHADIDSAIGDNKHGKKMRLQTLKVNQEKMKRHRETILPPSASKGPSPAAKGRVAATNTQDRRASGQNDAESHEKLAQRIEKDVQILNCTLDDIEIFVSRLQKASEAFSQLNQRNKSKKNKKKGPAEGMLTLRAKPPSEAEFIDSLQKLKLALNLLAKLKKHIQNPSASELVHFLFGPLELVLQSCGSPELVRSVISPHLSKDTVDFLRGHLSPKEMTIFELLGDGWTKPRAEWPRDQCAPFYHPKFRNGWEPPAEFFRTAPWETEGPTGPPGSPISPEYRKHSTEDYYGTHSSNSSNGSYNGMPPTRKYAKIRYHFVARNANELSVLQDEILEVIEDDKQWWKLRNRSGQAGYVPFNILDVVKIEEPEAVYNQQGYRTSPPGSLRHGESFNKGRPKKDKMMDQVNDELLMKITANKSQPPNWKVRVERPSGSQVPLNFDSNPEQVTAWLSAKGFSKPTVECLGILTGAQLFSLNKEELKEVCREEGGRVYSQITVQKEQLEKTSGDSELQEIMKRRQERIDSGSKD
- the eps8l2 gene encoding epidermal growth factor receptor kinase substrate 8-like protein 2 isoform X1; this translates as MKSMQRNPVFSSCHCSGVARSDSKISAKALYEQRKKYSNSNYIMHETSQYHVEHLSTFIMDTTESITTVDDAIRKLALLDSKDKIWTQEMLLQVTDKAVRLLDCDTQEELENFPLPTIHMSQSVLNQTRYPSVLLLVCQDKEQHKPDIHFFHCDEVDAEMVHADIDSAIGDNKHGKKMRLQTLKVNQEKMKRHRETILPPSASKGPSPAAKGRVAATNTQDRRASGQNDAESHEKLAQRIEKDVQILNCTLDDIEIFVSRLQKASEAFSQLNQRNKSKKNKKKGPAEGMLTLRAKPPSEAEFIDSLQKLKLALNLLAKLKKHIQNPSASELVHFLFGPLELVLQSCGSPELVRSVISPHLSKDTVDFLRGHLSPKEMTIFELLGDGWTKPRAEWPRDQCAPFYHPKFRNGWEPPAEFFRTAPWETEGPTGPPGSPISPEYRKHSTEDYYGTHSSNSSNGSYNGMPPTRKYAKIRYHFVARNANELSVLQDEILEVIEDDKQWWKLRNRSGQAGYVPFNILDVVKIEEPEAVYNQQGYRTSPPGSLRHGESFNKGRPKKDKMMDQVNDELLMKITANKSQPPNWKVRVERPSGSQVPLNFDSNPEQVTAWLSAKGFSKPTVECLGILTGAQLFSLNKEELKEVCREEGGRVYSQITVQKEQLEKTSGDSELQEIMKRRQERIDSGSKD
- the eps8l2 gene encoding epidermal growth factor receptor kinase substrate 8-like protein 2 isoform X2; its protein translation is MKSMQRNPVFSSCHCSGVARSDSKISAKALYEQRKKYSNSNYIMHETSQYHVEHLSTFIMDTTESITTVDDAIRKLALLDSKDKIWTQEMLLQVTDKAVRLLDCDTQEELENFPLPTIHMSQSVLNQTRYPSVLLLVCQDKEQHKPDIHFFHCDEVDAEMVHADIDSAIGDNKHGKKMRLQTLKVNQEKMKRHRETILPPSASKGPSPAAKGRVAATNTQDRRASGQNDAESHEKLAQRIEKDVQILNCTLDDIEIFVSRLQKASEAFSQLNQRNKSKKNKKKGPAEGMLTLRAKPPSEAEFIDSLQKLKLALNLLAKLKKHIQNPSASELVHFLFGPLELVLQSCGSPELVRSVISPHLSKDTVDFLRGHLSPKEMTIFELLGDGWTKPRAEWPRDQCAPFYHPKFRNGWEPPAEFFRTAPWETEGPTGPPGSPISPEYRKHSTEDYYGTHSSNSSNGSYNGMPPTRKYAKIRYHFVARNANELSVLQDEILEVIEDDKQWWKLRNRSGQAGYVPFNILDVVKIEEPEAVYNQGYRTSPPGSLRHGESFNKGRPKKDKMMDQVNDELLMKITANKSQPPNWKVRVERPSGSQVPLNFDSNPEQVTAWLSAKGFSKPTVECLGILTGAQLFSLNKEELKEVCREEGGRVYSQITVQKEQLEKTSGDSELQEIMKRRQERIDSGSKD